In Solenopsis invicta isolate M01_SB chromosome 13, UNIL_Sinv_3.0, whole genome shotgun sequence, one DNA window encodes the following:
- the LOC105196573 gene encoding uncharacterized protein LOC105196573, producing the protein MAGGFKLQKWISNHSSVIDCIPEDNRIKATTININSDFTVYTLGLCWQPAMDSFQFSVNIPKPASITKRTILSNIAKLFEKLRTLKLGWDDPLPDPVRRRWLNFTESLDDLHHLSFLRWVHYHSSYSTEVHGFCDASHQAIAAVVYIRTVNTQRDVQTALLASKTKIAPLKKLTIPRLELSGACLLTKLVSHFLNVFAFNNDILPQASWRFVPGTENPADLAIRGLTPTQLSELPIWWTGRIGYYKNRQNGQL; encoded by the exons ATGGCGGGCGGCTTTAAGCTACAAAAATGGATAAGCAACCACTCATCCGTGATTGATTGTATTCCTGAGGATAATCGAATTAAAGCCACAACGATTAACATTAACAGTGACTTTACTGTTTACACTCTCGGGTTGTGCTGGCAACCAGCTATGGACTCTTTTCAATTCTCTGTAAATATACCTAAACCTGCATCCATCACTAAAAGAACAATACTGTCTAATATTGCCAAGTTGTTTGAAA AGTTGCGGACATTAAAATTGGGATGGGATGATCCGTTACCTGATCCCGTAAGAAGACGATGGTTGAATTTTACAGAAAGTCTAGATGACTTACATCATCTTTCGTTCCTTCGTTGGGTGCATTATCACTCGAGTTACTCGACTGAAGTTCACGGCTTCTGTGATGCATCTCATCAGGCAATTGCTGCCGTTGTGTATATTAGAACTGTTAATACACAAAGAGATGTTCAAACCGCACTCTTAGCTTCAAAAACAAAGATAGCTCCATTGAAGAAACTCACCATTCCTCGATTGGAATTGTCAGGAGCTTGCCTCTTAACTAAACTTGTATCACATTTCCTCAATGTTTTCGCATTCAATAAT GATATTCTTCCTCAAGCAAGTTGGAGATTTGTGCCGGGTACGGAAAATCCTGCTGATTTGGCGATCAGGGGACTAACTCCTACTCAACTCTCAGAGCTGCCCATATGGTGGACGGGTCGCATTGGTTATTACAAGAACCGACAGAATGGCCAGTTATGA